The genomic region TaagataagataaaataatgataaaataacatataacatataaaaagagaaaatattaataataactaataaaaaataaaaaatgaattctttttttcattgaatttttgtagtatttttatattctttattcttttctcaactctaaacatttatattcaaaatttacaatcatATTGGCGAGAGTGTatcaaacaaatataatttgatcataGATAAATAGATTCAATTATCCTCGTTTGGCACTTCACTTCATTCAAATAATGGGTTCTTTCTTTGAATTTGTTATGAtacaatatgtttttttattgtaattgtatTGAAACCAAAAAAATGGATAACAATGGAGTGAATAAGACAGGAGGCGGTCCGCAAATTTTCActtattctatttctatttctatggTTTTATTTGAGAATTTCGTGTCTTTCTTTATTCCAATTTTTGTAAATTCGTGTTTTGATTGCCTAGTGCAATTCCATTTTGTTTTTCCGATTGTATCtacatattctaattttttttgggttgCTAAGTCAACGGTAGAGTACTCGGCTTTTAAGTGCGACTAGCATCTTTTACACATTTGTATGAAGAAAGGGATTTGTTTAGACCATTGGTAGAGTTTGTAAGACCACACTGATCCTGAAAGGAGTGGATGGAAAAAAGAGCATGTCGTAGCAATGGAGAATTCTAAGAATCATTTTTTTCAGATCATTCCAAAAAAAACcgctttttgaatttttggtgtgAAACAAAAAGAATGAATTGAATTCAAAGTTGGGTCCGATGAATAAATGGATAGAGCTCTACGACCCCAATTataggaaaacaaaaagtaacgagcttctattctcaatttgaatGATTACCTGAtctaattaaatgttaaaaagaaattagtGCCTAATGTGGTAAAGGTTTTTCTCATgagtaaattttgatttttttaggaGTCATTATTATTAGGCATTCCCTTTATGGGTTAGCCAAAATCCAGTTTTTGGACAAAACAATAATTTGTTTTCTCAAATGATAGCGGCAGGGTTTGCAGTCATTGTGGAAATTCCATTTTCCTTACGATTAATATCTTACTTACAAGGGGCAGAAGTCGCAAAATCTCGTAATTTACAATCAattcattcaatatttccttttttagaGGACAAATTCTCACACTTAAATTATGTGTTAGTGGCACTAATACCTCATCCTATCCATCTAGATATCTTAGTTGAAGCCCTTCGCTACTTGGTAAAAGATGCTTCTTCTTTACATTTATTACGGTTCTCTCTGTACAATTATTGTAATTTGAAGAGTTTTATTACTTCAAAGaaatctatttcaatttttaatccAAGATTATTCTTGTTCCTGTATAATTCTCATACATGTGAATATgaatccatttttatttttctccataATTAATCTTCTCATTTACGATCAACATCTCTGGAGTCTTTCCTGAATGAATTTTTTCTATGGAAAAATAAAGTATCTTGGCAAAGtcttttataatgatttttggaACAACCTATGGTTGTTCAAAGACCctttcatacattttaataGGTATCAAGAAAAGTCAATTTTGGCCTCAAAGGATACGTCTCTTCTGATCAATAAGTGGAAATATTCCTTTGTCGATTTATggcaatattatttttacttttggtCTCAATCAGGAAGAGTCCGTATAGATcaattatctaaatattctctCGACTTTCTGGGCTATCTTTCAAGTGTGCAATTAAATCCTTCAGTGGTACGGAGTCAAATGCAAGAAAATTCATTTCTAATAGATAATGCTGTGAAGACGTTGGATACAAGAATTCCAATTACTTCGCTCATTGGATCATTGTCTAAGGTGAAATTTTGTAACACATTAAGGCACCCTATTAGTAAGCCAACGTGGGTCGATTCCcccaattttgattttattgaccGATTTGTGCGTATATCCAGAAATCTTTCTCCTTATCACAGtggatcttcaaaaaaaaattttgtatcgaataaaatatatacttcGGTTTTCTTGTGTTAAAACTTTGGCTCGTAAACACAAAAGTACTATTcgtacatttttaaaaaaattaggttcgGAATTTTTGGAAGAATTCTTTACTGAAACGGAATAAGAAcattttttctttgatctttCCAAGAGGTTTTCTGCTTTGCGAAAGTTCTATAGGGGATGAATTTGGTATTTGGATATTATTTGTATCAATGCTCTGGTCAATCATTCATGATTGGTTATGAAATTATGtgaattcaattccaataaaaatGGCAATTTTCTGAAATGATGAAGAGATAACaaacaaatttattcatttctagTATTAAATGTTTAGGCAGTAAGAATAACAGGGGATTGATCAAGTATTCCACTTTTTTTAGAGTCTGTTTATGGAATAAACAAGACTCTAAATAGTATAAGATGGAGCTTGAAGAGAAGATTCAGTTCGAGTCCCGGCCAAcccatttttattatcatatcaaaatGCTATTCCTAATAGAAGATTGGAATGATTTggatatatataatatctataTCAATccgtattttctttttctaacttaagaaaaaaaatgataaatctaGATACGATCCTAgatgtatattttctatttgataTTGGTTGACACAGGTATATAAGTCATGTTAGACTATTGAATAATAAGCCTTCAATTATCTAGTTCTAGAAAATTTGTGCGCTTAGGAGTCCTTGATGATTAAATAAACCATGATTTTACCATGACTGCAATTTTAGAGAGACGCGAAAGCGAAAGCCTATGGGGTCGCTTTTGTAATTGGATAACCAGCACTGAAAATCGTCTTTACATCGGATGGTTTGGTGTTTTGATGATCCCTACCTTATTGACCGcaacttttatatttactaTCGCCTTCATTACAGCTCCTACAATAGATATTGATGGTATTCGTGAACCTGTTTACAGAAACAATATTATTTCTGGTGCCATTATTCCTACTTCTGTAGTTATAGGTTTGCACTTTTACTCGATCAGGGAAGCAGCATCTGTTGATGAATGGTTATACAATGGCGGCCCATATGAGTTAATTGTTTTACACTTCTTACTTGGTGTAGCTTGTTACATGGGTCGTGAGTGGGAACTTAGTATCCATCTGGGTATGCGCCCTTGGATTGCTGTTGCATATTCAACTCTTATTGTAACTGCTACCACTGTTTTCTTAATCTATCCAATTAGTCGAGGAAGTTTTTCTGATGGTATGCCCCTAGGAATCTCTGGCACTTTCAAATTCATGATTGTATTCCAGGCTGAACACAACATCCTTATGCATCCGTTTCACATGCTAGGCGTAGCTAGTGTATTCGGTAGCTCCCATTCAGTGCTATGCATGGTTCCTTGGTAACCTCTAGTTTGATCAGGGAAACCACAGAAAATGAATCTGCTAATGAAGGTTATAAATTTGGTCAGTAGGAAGAAACTTCTAATATCGTAGCTGCTCATGGTTATTTTGGTCATTGATCTTCCAATATGCTAGTTTCAACAATTCTCGTTCTTTACATTTCTTCTTAGCTGCTTGGCCTAGAGTAGGTATCTGGTTCACCGTTTTAGGTATTAGCACTATGGCTTTCAACCTAAACGGTTTCAATTTTAACCAATCCATAGTTGATAGTCAAAGTCGTGTAATTAATACCTGGGCTGATATTATTAATTGTGCTAACCTTGGTATGGAAGTTATGCATGAACGTAATGCTCATAACTTCCCTCTAGACCTAGCTGCTATTGAAGCTCCATCTACAAATGGATAAGACTTTGGTTTTAGTGTATACGAGTTTTTGAATGTAAAGGAGCAGTAACCACTTTCTTGTTCTAGCAAGAATGTTGGTATTGCTCCTTTATTTCGATTTagtggtttttcttttctttactttaccttttttataaaatatatataaaaataaaaagaagtaaaaaatctcttactaaaattttgtaaagttttttattttagggtaaaaataaaagatagagattggaattttctatatattGGATCTtagaaataagataaaaaaaagaatgatgactgatagaaatagaaatcgttataatttgtatttgaaatatttaaacaagtaaaaaaatattatagagtATAGTAATTGTAGGGGGCAGATGTAGCCAAGTGGATCAAGGCAATGGATTGTGAATCCACCATGCGCGGGTTCAATTCTCGTCATTCGCCcatgtcatttttttaataaatgatttgctacaaaaggaatttttagtgaacgtgccatttttttactttaaaaatatatagtttttgtttttgtaaagacgaagaaaaaaataatctcTCCTACTTACTCCGTCGACGAAGAATCAAATTATCACTATATTGATTCCATTTTCTACTTCTTCCAAGTGCAGGATAACCCCAAAGGGTTGCGGTTTTTTTTTCTACCAATTGGATCCCTCCCTTCACCACCCCCATGGGGATGGTCTATAGGGTTCATAACTACTCCTCTTACTATAGGACACTTACCTAGCCAACATTTAGATCCGACTCTACCCAAACTTTTCTGGTTCACCCTAACATTCCCCACCTATCCGATCTTTGAGCGGTTTTGGATATCAAACGGACCTCCCGAAGGTAATTTTAATGTGGCCGATTTCCCCTCATTTGCAATAAGTTTCACAACAGCACCCGCTGCTCTAGCTAATTGTCCATCCTTTCCAAGTGTgatttctatgttatgtatggccgtgcctaagggcatatcgATTGAAGTACATTCTTCTTTTTGATCGATCAATCAAAACCCCTTCCCAAACTATACAAGCTTCTTCCAAAGCATACGACTTTCTAGATGTAGATAATGATATCTATACAGATGGATTCATATCATTCTTATCAtataattcttatatatattgtaCAATGAAGTACCACATGAGTGGATATATAGGAATTCAAATCTGTCGAACCACAGATGTTATGATCTTTTACATCCTAAGTCTTCCCGTTCCGTCATCTGGCTTATGTTCTTCATGTAACATTCAGACCGAATGACTATATCAAATTACGTCGATACTTCCACATATTATGGGTAGTATAGGAGACATCTCTATTTTTCCCCTGGGGAATCTTTCGAATTACCACTACTTAGCTTTCAATTCACCTCTGACCATCAAATGAAATGTGAATAACCCGTCCTTCTCTCTTTGAAACAAGGGACGCTTCTGGTTCTATCGGTGCTTGAAACAATTTTGTCTTCTCTATATTACTATATCTCTAGagtcaataattttatatgaggAACTACTATACTCAATCACTTGCTCCGttactcttcatttttctgttgAGGTCTATCCTATAGAGGTACTCAAATTGGATCAGTGattaatttttaggtttcatcGTAAACCTAATTGGTTCCTTCCAATTACGTAAATCAATAGTTCAAACTGCACTCAAAGGTAGGGCATTTCCCATTTTTATAGGAACTTTTGTACCAAAAACAATAGTATCTCCAATTATAGCCCCTCTGGGATGTAAAATATATCTATTCTCACCATCCCCATAGTGTATGAGACAAGTGTATGCATTTCAATTAGGGTCGTATTCTATGGTTACGACTCTACCATATATGTCTTTTTTATTTCGTCACAAATCAATTTTACGGTATAGACGCTTATAACCTCCCCCTCTATGCCTTGCGGTAATGATTCCTCTGG from Gossypium raimondii isolate GPD5lz chromosome 1, ASM2569854v1, whole genome shotgun sequence harbors:
- the LOC128042909 gene encoding maturase K-like: MNFFYGKIKYLGKVFYNDFWNNLWLFKDPFIHFNRYQEKSILASKDTSLLINKWKYSFVDLWQYYFYFWSQSGRVRIDQLSKYSLDFLGYLSSVQLNPSVVRSQMQENSFLIDNAVKTLDTRIPITSLIGSLSKVKFCNTLRHPISKPTWVDSPNFDFIDRFVRISRNLSPYHSGSSKKNFVSNKIYTSVFLC